The following are encoded in a window of Actinomyces oris genomic DNA:
- a CDS encoding glycosyltransferase, translating to MGADAFAPDEQSVRVVTVAFNPGEELERFLASLATATARRLVVVIADNGTEHDVVTAAAQRHGARVVGDGTNLGYGAGANLAAADLEEDWIVVANPDLVWRPGSLDVLIDAGRANPAAGCLGPLLLNPDGTVYPSGRALPSLVKGAGHAVLGRIWPDNPFSAAYHTAGQGTSEETRTVGWLSGACLLLPAAAWRRLEGFDDEYFMFFEDVDLGERVGRAGWLNVQVPGSVVVHEQGASWKARPEKMIRAHHASARHYLRGVYDAPWQAPVRWLLTGGLRLREEFEVRASRS from the coding sequence TTGGGCGCCGATGCCTTCGCTCCCGACGAGCAGAGTGTGCGAGTGGTGACGGTCGCCTTCAACCCGGGAGAGGAGCTGGAGCGCTTCCTGGCCTCCTTGGCCACGGCGACGGCGCGCAGACTCGTCGTCGTCATCGCGGACAACGGCACCGAGCACGATGTCGTCACTGCTGCTGCTCAGCGCCACGGGGCGCGCGTCGTCGGGGACGGCACCAACCTCGGTTACGGGGCGGGCGCCAACCTTGCGGCCGCGGATCTGGAGGAGGACTGGATCGTGGTGGCCAATCCTGATCTCGTCTGGAGGCCCGGGAGCCTGGACGTCCTCATCGATGCGGGCCGGGCCAACCCGGCGGCCGGCTGCCTGGGCCCCCTCCTGCTCAATCCCGACGGCACCGTCTACCCCTCCGGGCGCGCCCTGCCCTCCCTGGTCAAGGGCGCCGGGCACGCCGTCCTGGGCAGAATCTGGCCGGACAACCCCTTCTCGGCCGCCTATCACACGGCCGGACAGGGGACTTCTGAGGAGACCCGAACGGTGGGATGGCTCTCCGGGGCCTGCCTGCTGCTGCCCGCTGCCGCCTGGAGGCGCCTGGAGGGCTTCGACGACGAGTACTTCATGTTCTTCGAGGACGTGGACTTAGGGGAGCGGGTCGGGCGGGCCGGCTGGCTCAACGTGCAGGTGCCGGGCTCCGTCGTCGTCCACGAGCAGGGGGCCAGCTGGAAGGCTCGCCCCGAGAAGATGATCCGGGCGCACCACGCCTCAGCCCGGCACTACCTCAGGGGCGTCTACGACGCCCCGTGGCAGGCGCCGGTGCGCTGGCTGCTGACTGGCGGTCTGCGCCTGCGTGAGGAGTTCGAGGTTCGCGCCTCCCGATCCTGA